GCCATTCGCTCAGCGTAACGGGGGGAAGCGATAAAATCACTTACTACTCCCTGCTCAGCTACCGTGGTGAAAAAGGTTCTTACAAAAGCCTGGACAACAGCAAGGTGAACCTACGGAGCAACGTTACCGCAAAGGTTTCGGATGCAATTAAGGTGAACCTCAACATTGCGGCCAACCAGCAGAATCTCGACCGCTTCTACTGGCCATTTACCGGAGACGATGATTTTGATGTGTCCGACCTTTACCGTGTAACTTTCAACTGGCCTAAAACTTACCCGTTCTATACCCTGGCCGATGGTACGCCGGTTAATTATGTAACGGAATTTCCTGTACAAACGCCTATGGGTAGCTGGCAGGCCTGGAGTGTAATTGACCAGGTAATCGGAAACCGTTACATAAAATCACGTAACCGCCAGCTGAATTCTATCCTCGGCATCGATGTGGATCTGGGCAAATTTGTGAAAGGGCTCAGCACGAAAGTAACGGGTAGTTACCTCGCGGAAGACAATACGCGCAAGCGTTTCCTGACCTATCAGAAGAATTATGTTTTCAATTCCAAGGACCCCGGTGGCAACCGTTTCATACCGGCTCCACCAGATCCTAACAATACCAATACTTTCACATTCAGTTCCAACCAACCTTTCCTGGACTACAACATTTCTACATGGTGGAGCTACCAGTTCAACTGGTTCCTGAATTACAACCGTAATTTTGGTAAACACGGCATAGACGCGCTTGCAGTGTATGAACAATCCGAAACGGGCGGTTCAATCGCTTATGCGCGCGGCGAAAATCCGATTACGGCTTACGATCAGTTCATTGCCTATCCTGCGGATCGCCAGTTCCGGAACTCCAGCGCCAAGGACTCTATCGGGGCTCGCCAGTCGATCATCGGCCGTGTCAACTACAACTATGATAGCCAGTATATCGCTGAATTCTCGTTCCGGTACGATGGCAATACCCTCTTCCCGAGCCATAGCCGGTGGGGATTTTTCCCTCCGCTTCCGTGGCATGGCGTGTGTCTGAAGAAAACTTCTTCAAGAATCTTACCAACGCCTTTGATGATCTGAAGCTCCGTGCTTCTTACGGGACCACCGGTAACGATCTGGATGTTGCCAATAATCGTATCACACCTTTTTCGTTCGTGAGAAAGATGGTAAACGGTGGTTCTTATATGTTCAATGACCGCCTTTACCAGGGCATTGCACCCAGTGCAACACCCAACCCGGACCTGACATGGGCTACTTCCGCATCTTACAATGCCGGTCTCGAATTCACCACGCTGCGCGGCCGCTTTAATGGTACGGTAGACGTTTTTCTTCGTAAAGAAACCGATATCCTCGGCTCGCGCCTCGTACGCCTGCCTGACAACTATGGCCAGTCGCTCGCGCCTGAAAACTATGCCGCCCGTTCCTGGAGGGGAGCGGAGTTTACATTTGAATGGCGTGACAAAGCCGCTGCCGGCAAGCTCAATTACTCCATTATCGCAAATATGGGTTATGTGAGAGATCAATGGGATGTTTTTGATGAAGCGCCTGCCCTGGGTAAAGACGGTTTGCAACAGTTCGAGTCCCGTATCGGTCGTGCGGACAAACGCATTATCGGCCTCAAATCGGAGGGACTGGTACGTACCCAGGAACAACTGGATGCACTGAAAGCCAAAGGGTTTACCACCTATGGACGCCCGCCTTATCTCGGTATGATCCTGTTTGAAGATATTCGTGGCAATAACTTCGCACCCGGCCCCGACGGGAAAATCGATGCCAACGACATGCAGTTGCTGTCTGAAAATGCGACACCTCGCATCAACTACGGCCTTGGCATTAACCTGTCTTACAAAAACTGGGCTTTACAAACCTTTTTCCAGGGGGTAACAGCTTACGACCGAGTTATCAGCAACCAGGAAGGTGCCGGCATGCGCCAACACGGCGGAGCCGTTCGTCCGTATTACCCGATCTGGGCCGACGACGTGTGGACGCCGGAAACACCGGATGCAAAATATCCCCGTCCGGTTGGCTCCAACTGGGCTGAGTCCGGAAGTATTGCCACCGATTTCTGGATCAGGAGCGGTGCTTACCTGCGTATGAAAATGTTAAACCTGGGGTACAGCCTTCCTAAGAGCTGGGTACAAACCATTGGTTTAACAAGCGCGCAACTCTATTTCAATGGCACCAACCTTTTCTCGATCTCGCCTATGAATGAATTCCATGACCCGGAACAGAAAAACTATGATTCCTTCCCGCTCATGAAAACGTTCACTGTAGGTGCGGACATCCGCTTCTAGTAAATCGCATCATTATGAAAAAAGCAATAATAGCAATTACTCTACTGGCAGGCACTTTTGCTTCTTGCAAGAAAGTACTGACAATAGAAGACTACGATAGCTACAGCCCTGAAAAGGTTTGGAGCGATGAAAACCTGGCGAATGCATTCCTGACCAACATCTACCCGATGTTCGGAAACTGGAGCCCGGGCCTGGAACAGAAAAGCGATCAGATGGCCGGTATATTTTTCTTTCCCGACCGCGTCAACATCGTAAACGACGAATTCAAAAGCTGGAACTATAACCGTATCCGGTTATTGAACGAAGCAATCGTCGAAATGGGCAAAGGCCCGCTGAAACAGGAGATTAAGGACAAAATCATCGGACAGGCTCTTTTTATGCGTGCATATGCCTATTTTGATATGGTTGTGCACCATGGCGGCGTACCGTACATCACCGTTCCGCAGGACCGGTATGCAGATGATTTGTATACGCCCCGCAACAACACGAAAGAGTGCTTTGAACTCATCATAAAGGACATCGATCAGGCAATCTCCATGTTGCCCCCGAAAATTGCCACTTCCTCCGGGGATTATGGTCGGGTAGATGGCGCTTTCGCACTTGCTTTTAAAGGGAAAGTACTGCTGTACAAAGCATCCCCGCAGTTCAATCCAGCCAATCCCTGGGGTAATGCATATTGGGCCGAAGCCTATACCGCCAATAAAAAGGCGTATGACGACCTTAAAGCCCTCGGTTTCAAGCTGGTGGAAGATTACAGCAACATCGCACTGGTGGAGAAAGGTACGGAAGCGATCTTTTCAGTAGTGAATCAATACCCGAACAAAACGACCGAATGGGATAATGGGGTGCGTCCCGGCTCCGAAAGCCGTGGGCCGGCTTACGCGGTTCCCACCTGGGATTTCGTGAAGGCATTCCCCATGAAAGACGGGAAAAAATACAACGATCCCACCGGCGCATATTACCAGGGCAACGATTCCGCTTTCCTCCAGAATTACTGGAAGAACCGTGATCCCCGCTTCAACAAGTCGATTGTCTGGAACGGGAAACCCTATCCCGTTTCTGGTAAAACCGACAAAAGGCAATACACCGCATTGGGTGTTGCGCACGAGCTGGACGACTATGGCATCAACCCGAATGCAAATCTCAACTCTACCAACATCGACCGTTATACCGGGTTCTTTGTGTTGAAAAACAGCCTGCTTCGGCTCAGGCAAGCGGAAGTACAACAATACGATGTGGATTATGTACTGATGCGCTTTGCGGAAGTGATGCTGAATTATGCGGAAACCGCCAATGAAACCGGCCACATCGGAGAAGCGATGGATATCCTTCGCCAGATCCGCCAGCGCGCGGGTATCGAGCCCGGAGCCGATGGGAATTATGGAATCGTCGCCACTACCCGCGAGCAGATGCGCGAGGCTATTATCGATGAACGGAACATCGAGCTTTGCTTCGAAGGCCAGCGTTTCTGGGATCTCCGCCGCTTGCGTATGCTGGACCGGCTGAACAACCTCAAGAAATGGGGTGTGGAAGCGATCGCCATTAATCCCAACCGTACGGAAATGCCGATCAATGAAGCCCGTACCAAAGGGCTCGCCAA
Above is a genomic segment from Chitinophaga pollutisoli containing:
- a CDS encoding SusC/RagA family TonB-linked outer membrane protein → MLFHQSKSLQLRSCNRTVRRIAGLVPAALSVCLLMGYASQGIARAPYEAAAFDRKITGRVTDGTGGGLPGVTIALKGASTGTVTDVNGEYSLNVPDTGAVLIFRFVGYNTQEVAVGSQARVDVVMTTSAKGLNELVVVGYGTQKKGNLTGAVTSVKAEQLVNMAPANLSNTLAGRAPGVNVTNTSGLAGSTAGISIRGAFAEPLYVIDGVVRDKEAFDALEAAEVDQMSFLKDAATAAVYGSRAGNGVVLVTTKKGSISKPVFSFQTNYTTARPTRELLSDKTTAADELTYQNRVAEFLGNAKPNGQDEFDYFKDKHYNVHDFIWQDPSSHRHSLSVTGGSDKITYYSLLSYRGEKGSYKSLDNSKVNLRSNVTAKVSDAIKVNLNIAANQQNLDRFYWPFTGDDDFDVSDLYRVTFNWPKTYPFYTLADGTPVNYVTEFPVQTPMGSWQAWSVIDQVIGNRYIKSRNRQLNSILGIDVDLGKFVKGLSTKVTGSYLAEDNTRKRFLTYQKNYVFNSKDPGGNRFIPAPPDPNNTNTFTFSSNQPFLDYNISTWWSYQFNWFLNYNRNFGKHGIDALAVYEQSETGGSIAYARGENPITAYDQFIAYPADRQFRNSSAKDSIGARQSIIGRVNYNYDSQYIAEFSFRYDGNTLFPSHSRWGFFPPLPWHGVCLKKTSSRILPTPLMI
- a CDS encoding TonB-dependent receptor domain-containing protein yields the protein MSEENFFKNLTNAFDDLKLRASYGTTGNDLDVANNRITPFSFVRKMVNGGSYMFNDRLYQGIAPSATPNPDLTWATSASYNAGLEFTTLRGRFNGTVDVFLRKETDILGSRLVRLPDNYGQSLAPENYAARSWRGAEFTFEWRDKAAAGKLNYSIIANMGYVRDQWDVFDEAPALGKDGLQQFESRIGRADKRIIGLKSEGLVRTQEQLDALKAKGFTTYGRPPYLGMILFEDIRGNNFAPGPDGKIDANDMQLLSENATPRINYGLGINLSYKNWALQTFFQGVTAYDRVISNQEGAGMRQHGGAVRPYYPIWADDVWTPETPDAKYPRPVGSNWAESGSIATDFWIRSGAYLRMKMLNLGYSLPKSWVQTIGLTSAQLYFNGTNLFSISPMNEFHDPEQKNYDSFPLMKTFTVGADIRF
- a CDS encoding RagB/SusD family nutrient uptake outer membrane protein, producing the protein MKKAIIAITLLAGTFASCKKVLTIEDYDSYSPEKVWSDENLANAFLTNIYPMFGNWSPGLEQKSDQMAGIFFFPDRVNIVNDEFKSWNYNRIRLLNEAIVEMGKGPLKQEIKDKIIGQALFMRAYAYFDMVVHHGGVPYITVPQDRYADDLYTPRNNTKECFELIIKDIDQAISMLPPKIATSSGDYGRVDGAFALAFKGKVLLYKASPQFNPANPWGNAYWAEAYTANKKAYDDLKALGFKLVEDYSNIALVEKGTEAIFSVVNQYPNKTTEWDNGVRPGSESRGPAYAVPTWDFVKAFPMKDGKKYNDPTGAYYQGNDSAFLQNYWKNRDPRFNKSIVWNGKPYPVSGKTDKRQYTALGVAHELDDYGINPNANLNSTNIDRYTGFFVLKNSLLRLRQAEVQQYDVDYVLMRFAEVMLNYAETANETGHIGEAMDILRQIRQRAGIEPGADGNYGIVATTREQMREAIIDERNIELCFEGQRFWDLRRLRMLDRLNNLKKWGVEAIAINPNRTEMPINEARTKGLANQLTEENFKYSLLQVPRSGVQVMSVPETYYFFPIKKDVLDRNPKLQQNINWGGTFVPTLD